In the Piscinibacter sp. XHJ-5 genome, one interval contains:
- a CDS encoding DUF971 domain-containing protein, translating to MTEHLWPESILDHRSSGLLELVWQDHMRALIPHPLLRSLCRCAGCEQQFRLSGRRAEVSPDIRLEDIRPVGDKALNLVFSDGHGRGIYPWAYLRELSRAHSVAREALVSAP from the coding sequence ATGACCGAGCACCTCTGGCCCGAATCGATCCTGGACCATCGCAGCTCGGGCCTGCTCGAGCTGGTCTGGCAAGACCACATGCGGGCGCTGATCCCGCACCCGCTGCTACGATCGCTGTGCCGCTGCGCGGGCTGCGAACAGCAGTTCCGCCTCTCGGGTCGACGGGCCGAGGTCTCACCGGACATCCGCCTCGAAGACATCCGGCCCGTCGGTGACAAGGCGCTGAACCTCGTCTTCTCCGACGGCCACGGGCGCGGCATCTACCCCTGGGCCTATCTGCGGGAGCTGTCACGGGCGCATTCCGTTGCACGGGAAGCGCTTGTCTCGGCCCCTTGA
- a CDS encoding ferredoxin--NADP reductase, protein MANLGTEKVLHVHHWNDTLFSFRTTRDPALRFRNGHFVMIGLHVEGKPLLRAYSVASANHDEHLEFFSIKVENGPLTSRLQHLKPGDEVIVGRKPVGTLVLDDLRPGKHLYLLSTGTGLAPFISIIQDPHTYERFEKVVLVHGVRQVDELAYADFFQQQLPEHEFLGEMLRDKLIYYPTVTREPFRNQGRLTDLIESGKLAADTGMPPIDAATDRAMICGSEAMLKDACRLLDARGFSISPRQGEQGDYVIERAFVEK, encoded by the coding sequence ATGGCCAACCTCGGCACCGAAAAAGTCCTGCACGTCCACCACTGGAACGACACGCTGTTCTCGTTTCGCACCACGCGTGATCCGGCACTGCGCTTTCGCAACGGCCACTTCGTGATGATCGGACTGCACGTCGAAGGCAAACCGCTGCTGCGCGCCTACAGCGTGGCCAGCGCCAACCACGACGAACACCTCGAGTTCTTCAGCATCAAGGTCGAGAACGGACCGTTGACATCCCGCCTGCAGCACCTGAAGCCGGGCGACGAGGTCATCGTCGGGCGCAAGCCCGTCGGCACGCTGGTGCTCGACGACCTGCGGCCCGGCAAGCACCTGTACCTGCTGTCCACCGGCACCGGCCTTGCACCCTTCATCAGCATCATCCAGGACCCGCACACCTATGAGCGCTTCGAGAAGGTCGTGCTGGTGCACGGCGTTCGGCAGGTCGACGAGCTGGCCTATGCCGACTTCTTCCAGCAGCAGCTGCCCGAGCACGAGTTCCTCGGCGAGATGCTGCGCGACAAGCTGATCTACTACCCCACGGTCACGCGCGAGCCGTTTCGCAACCAGGGCCGCCTCACCGACCTCATCGAATCGGGCAAGCTCGCCGCCGACACCGGCATGCCGCCCATCGATGCGGCAACCGACCGCGCAATGATCTGCGGCAGCGAGGCGATGCTGAAGGACGCCTGCAGACTGCTCGACGCGCGCGGCTTCTCGATCAGCCCTCGGCAAGGCGAGCAAGGCGACTACGTCATCGAGCGCGCCTTCGTCGAGAAGTAG
- a CDS encoding putative sulfate exporter family transporter, protein MSGAASAAWGALALRWPGTALCGVIALGASFVAGLHRGPQLLYALFFGVCFHFLEDEAKTRPGIEFCGRTLLRLGVALLGARITVTQIAALGWTSAAIVVAAVLSTIGVGIVLSRRLGLGTAAGVLSGGATAICGASAALALAAVLPRSPQRDRFTLVVVVSVTTLSTIAMLLYPPIARAFGLPPALAGLFLGGTIHDVAQVVGAGYLMGPATGDQATLVKLLRISLLAFVVMAVSLSGLSRGSQTSATRPPLLPGFLQCFVVLVALNSLGWVPAGAQELLGSVSRGCLVVAIAALGIKTSFTTLAQAGWRPFVLLLVETLWLAGFVLATILVGRR, encoded by the coding sequence CTGAGCGGCGCGGCGTCCGCGGCGTGGGGCGCGCTGGCGCTGCGCTGGCCGGGCACGGCCCTGTGCGGCGTGATCGCGCTGGGCGCGAGCTTCGTCGCCGGGCTGCACCGCGGACCCCAGCTGCTGTACGCGCTGTTCTTCGGCGTCTGCTTTCATTTTCTCGAAGACGAGGCGAAGACCCGGCCGGGCATCGAGTTCTGCGGACGCACGCTGCTGCGCCTGGGGGTCGCGCTGCTCGGCGCGCGCATCACCGTGACGCAGATCGCGGCGCTGGGCTGGACCAGCGCCGCGATCGTCGTCGCCGCGGTGCTGAGCACCATCGGCGTCGGCATCGTCCTGTCGCGCCGCCTGGGCCTGGGCACGGCCGCCGGCGTGCTGTCGGGCGGCGCCACCGCGATCTGCGGCGCCTCGGCCGCGCTGGCGCTGGCTGCCGTGCTGCCCCGATCACCGCAGCGCGACCGCTTCACCCTCGTTGTCGTCGTCAGCGTGACCACGCTGTCGACGATCGCGATGCTGCTGTATCCGCCCATCGCCCGGGCGTTCGGGCTGCCCCCGGCGCTCGCGGGCCTCTTCCTCGGCGGCACCATTCACGACGTCGCCCAGGTCGTCGGGGCCGGGTACCTGATGGGCCCGGCCACGGGCGACCAGGCCACGCTGGTGAAGCTGCTGCGCATCTCGCTGCTCGCGTTCGTCGTGATGGCGGTGTCGCTGTCCGGGCTGTCGCGCGGCTCGCAGACCTCGGCCACGCGGCCGCCCCTGCTGCCGGGCTTTCTGCAGTGCTTCGTCGTGCTGGTGGCGCTGAATTCGCTAGGGTGGGTGCCCGCCGGCGCGCAGGAGCTCCTGGGCAGCGTCTCGCGCGGCTGCCTGGTGGTCGCGATCGCCGCCCTCGGCATCAAGACCTCGTTCACGACGCTGGCGCAGGCGGGCTGGCGGCCCTTCGTGCTGCTGCTG